Proteins encoded together in one Synechococcus sp. BL107 window:
- a CDS encoding type III polyketide synthase translates to MPLILHGIGTAVPSRRLSQADAVQVAHRINAETPEQTRLLSRIYQKTKVLSRGSVLLEKDGDDGTIQERLSFYGAESPSTAERMQAFDDYAGGLALEAAAKALSDSDLSAAAITHLVTVSCTGFQSPGVDLYLIEKLALAPSVQRTHIGFMGCHGAMNGLRVAHAFAEMDPKAVVLLCAVELCSLHMAYGWHPEKVVANALFADGAAAVVASANPSPTHQSLALRRSGSMVIPNSADLMHWEIGDHGFAMGLSPLVPETVGAALLPWLRDWLKEQAIELEAVTSWAVHPGGPKILSTCSEVLSLEPNLLLDSRAVLQDHGNMSSATILFILERLRRRECSGPCLALAFGPGLSAEVALFDRQV, encoded by the coding sequence ATGCCTCTCATCCTTCATGGCATTGGTACGGCGGTGCCATCTCGGCGACTGAGCCAGGCAGACGCAGTGCAGGTGGCGCATCGGATCAATGCCGAAACCCCTGAGCAGACAAGGCTGTTATCGCGGATTTATCAGAAAACCAAGGTGCTCAGCCGTGGAAGTGTGCTGCTGGAGAAGGATGGAGACGATGGCACGATCCAGGAGCGTCTCAGTTTCTACGGCGCCGAAAGCCCGAGTACCGCCGAACGGATGCAGGCGTTTGATGATTACGCCGGTGGATTGGCTCTTGAGGCCGCTGCAAAGGCGTTAAGCGATAGCGATCTCTCAGCCGCTGCAATCACGCATCTCGTCACCGTTAGTTGCACCGGTTTTCAGTCGCCTGGTGTTGACCTGTATTTGATCGAAAAGCTCGCGCTAGCGCCGAGTGTTCAGCGGACCCATATCGGTTTCATGGGATGCCACGGTGCCATGAATGGACTGCGTGTTGCCCACGCCTTTGCGGAGATGGATCCCAAGGCTGTTGTTCTGCTGTGCGCTGTAGAGCTTTGCAGCCTCCATATGGCCTATGGCTGGCACCCAGAGAAGGTTGTTGCCAACGCTTTGTTTGCCGATGGAGCGGCTGCCGTTGTCGCCTCCGCCAATCCTTCCCCTACCCATCAGTCCTTAGCGTTGCGACGTAGTGGCTCGATGGTGATTCCGAATAGTGCAGATCTCATGCACTGGGAGATTGGTGATCACGGTTTTGCCATGGGCTTGTCGCCCCTTGTTCCTGAAACGGTTGGAGCTGCCTTGTTGCCTTGGCTGCGAGATTGGCTCAAAGAGCAGGCCATTGAGCTTGAAGCGGTGACGAGCTGGGCTGTGCATCCAGGGGGCCCAAAGATTCTTTCGACCTGTTCCGAGGTTTTGTCGCTAGAGCCGAACCTATTGCTCGATTCCAGAGCCGTTCTCCAGGATCATGGCAACATGTCGTCGGCAACAATCCTGTTCATCCTTGAGCGGTTGAGGCGGCGGGAATGTTCCGGTCCTTGTCTTGCACTGGCCTTTGGCCCTGGCCTAAGCGCCGAGGTGGCACTTTTCGATCGACAAGTGTGA
- a CDS encoding NAD(P)/FAD-dependent oxidoreductase, with translation MQNSWDVIVIGAGVAGGLAAFDCARRGLRVLLVEKRSFPRWKVCGCCFNANAFAALTASGLPNVFHDQGAVPLDQLRLGWGGKALKLDLPGGWALSRERFDQALVDAAEAAGATVRFQTSAVLEEITPDGRMVRLRPPGDAPIERIKARVVLVAAGLQHQVMSPTHAASSRSTPESRLGAGCLINDDDGSYEPGAIHMAIGQRGYVGLVRREDGALNLAAAFDRAVVKSSGGVVRAAEDVLYQAGFPLPRSLESSRWQLTPALTRRAGLFAGDRFLLLGDATGYVEPFTGEGMAWALAAGAAVAPFVEEAQGGWSVDLERRWQRRLVDLTISRQRVCSVLSTLLRQPLTTNALFSLGCQWPAIPQRVIRSLNRVSPLMASS, from the coding sequence ATGCAGAACAGCTGGGATGTGATCGTGATTGGGGCAGGAGTTGCCGGTGGCTTGGCCGCCTTTGATTGTGCCCGTCGCGGACTACGAGTTTTGCTGGTCGAAAAACGTTCCTTCCCCCGCTGGAAGGTGTGTGGTTGCTGCTTTAACGCCAATGCCTTCGCAGCACTCACGGCCTCAGGCCTTCCGAACGTCTTTCATGATCAAGGTGCTGTGCCCCTCGATCAACTTCGTCTTGGTTGGGGTGGTAAGGCGCTCAAGCTTGACTTGCCAGGCGGTTGGGCACTTTCGCGGGAGCGCTTCGATCAGGCTTTGGTCGACGCGGCTGAGGCTGCTGGCGCAACAGTGCGCTTTCAAACCAGTGCCGTGCTTGAGGAGATCACTCCCGATGGGCGAATGGTGCGATTACGACCGCCGGGTGATGCTCCCATTGAACGGATCAAGGCCCGTGTGGTGCTCGTTGCAGCCGGACTGCAGCACCAGGTGATGTCTCCGACCCATGCGGCCAGCTCGAGGAGCACGCCGGAATCGAGGCTTGGGGCAGGTTGCCTCATCAATGATGACGACGGTTCTTACGAGCCTGGGGCAATCCATATGGCCATTGGCCAGCGTGGCTATGTCGGCTTGGTTCGACGTGAGGATGGTGCTCTCAACCTTGCGGCCGCTTTCGACCGCGCTGTGGTCAAGTCGTCTGGCGGTGTGGTCCGTGCGGCAGAAGACGTTCTCTATCAAGCTGGCTTCCCCTTGCCTCGAAGCTTGGAGTCGTCTCGCTGGCAGTTAACTCCTGCGCTCACCCGTCGTGCTGGTCTGTTTGCAGGGGATCGCTTTTTGTTGCTTGGCGACGCGACCGGTTATGTGGAGCCTTTCACCGGTGAGGGCATGGCCTGGGCTCTTGCCGCTGGGGCGGCGGTTGCTCCTTTTGTGGAGGAAGCTCAGGGGGGATGGTCCGTGGATCTCGAGCGGCGTTGGCAAAGGAGGTTGGTGGATCTGACGATTAGCCGTCAACGGGTTTGCAGTGTGTTGTCGACGTTGTTGCGACAACCGCTCACCACAAACGCGTTGTTCAGCCTCGGGTGCCAATGGCCTGCGATCCCACAGCGCGTTATTCGCAGCCTCAATCGGGTGTCTCCCCTGATGGCGAGCTCCTAA
- a CDS encoding class I SAM-dependent methyltransferase: MSLGWTSMQRDRRPEVMDQPGLDPAEHDRALQGLRRINGISRCVPGLFRHVETLAGESPATQLSVLELACGGGDTAIELAALARRRDLDVSVQACDLNPEAVRLARRNVARSDSNVGVFVADALDPSESKQFDVVYCTLFVHHLDPPDVVRLLTGMAARARRLVIVDDLIRSRLGYSLAWMGTRLLSRSWVVHHDGPLSVKGAFTPSEILDLASQAGLRDCALERTWPERYRLCWRPH; the protein is encoded by the coding sequence ATGTCGTTGGGCTGGACCTCGATGCAACGTGATCGGCGGCCCGAAGTCATGGATCAGCCGGGGCTCGATCCAGCCGAGCATGACCGAGCCCTTCAAGGTCTGCGTCGGATCAATGGAATCAGTCGCTGTGTGCCAGGGCTGTTTCGTCACGTTGAGACGCTCGCAGGTGAGAGTCCCGCCACTCAATTGAGCGTGCTTGAGCTGGCTTGCGGAGGTGGCGATACGGCGATCGAGCTTGCTGCGCTCGCCCGAAGACGCGATTTGGATGTATCGGTTCAAGCCTGCGATCTGAATCCTGAAGCGGTGCGTCTCGCCCGCCGCAATGTGGCCAGATCAGACAGCAACGTTGGTGTTTTTGTTGCTGATGCTTTGGACCCGTCTGAATCCAAACAATTTGACGTGGTGTACTGCACCCTTTTTGTTCACCATCTCGATCCACCCGATGTGGTGCGACTCCTCACAGGGATGGCAGCTAGGGCTCGTCGACTTGTGATTGTTGACGATCTAATTAGGAGCCGTCTTGGGTATTCCTTGGCTTGGATGGGTACGCGACTTCTGAGCCGATCTTGGGTGGTTCATCACGATGGTCCACTGTCGGTCAAGGGAGCTTTTACTCCTTCAGAGATCCTGGACCTCGCCTCGCAAGCTGGTTTGCGCGACTGTGCCTTGGAACGGACCTGGCCTGAGCGCTACCGGCTCTGCTGGAGACCCCACTGA
- a CDS encoding phosphatase PAP2 family protein: MLQTRISRLILLLIGAGLAVVGPVEAGELTSYCESNVGSPSDLKELKHGLVQGYLAPETLPDSLKLLAPPPAPGSAAQALDEDIARANFALEATARWTQASKDADLNFPAAASIFSCSVGIEISEERTPRLYTLLRRSLTDAGLASYKAKNHYQRSRPFMGNGQAICTPDDEAILRTDGSYPSGHTSVGWAWALILSEIAPNQQDQILQRGLEYGRSRNICNVHWYSDVQAGQLIGAATVSRLHTNEVFRADLRAAAEEIHAQTSLGKTRNSDDCKREKVALDNNP, translated from the coding sequence ATGCTGCAAACCAGAATCAGCCGATTGATCCTGCTGCTGATCGGAGCAGGTCTAGCTGTCGTTGGTCCTGTTGAAGCAGGTGAATTAACGAGTTACTGCGAATCCAATGTCGGATCACCAAGTGATTTAAAGGAGCTGAAGCATGGTCTTGTGCAGGGCTACCTCGCTCCAGAGACTCTTCCGGACTCCCTCAAACTGCTGGCTCCACCGCCGGCTCCAGGATCAGCGGCACAGGCACTTGATGAGGACATCGCCAGGGCGAATTTTGCACTTGAAGCCACAGCACGCTGGACACAAGCAAGCAAGGATGCCGATCTCAATTTTCCTGCAGCCGCGTCCATCTTTTCCTGCAGCGTGGGAATTGAGATTTCCGAAGAACGCACACCGAGGCTTTACACGCTCCTGCGCCGCTCACTCACTGATGCCGGACTTGCCTCCTACAAAGCCAAGAACCATTACCAGCGAAGCAGGCCATTCATGGGCAATGGGCAGGCGATCTGTACTCCTGACGATGAGGCGATACTTCGAACCGACGGCTCTTATCCATCCGGGCACACCTCAGTGGGCTGGGCCTGGGCTCTGATCCTCAGTGAGATAGCTCCAAACCAACAGGATCAAATCCTCCAACGGGGGTTGGAATACGGAAGGAGCCGAAACATTTGCAATGTGCACTGGTACAGCGACGTGCAAGCTGGGCAGCTCATCGGGGCAGCAACCGTGTCCCGACTGCATACGAATGAAGTTTTCCGAGCAGATTTACGTGCAGCTGCGGAGGAGATTCATGCCCAGACATCACTCGGAAAAACTAGAAACAGTGACGACTGCAAACGAGAGAAGGTGGCTTTAGACAACAACCCTTAA
- the rmuC gene encoding DNA recombination protein RmuC produces the protein MLAGVIAGFILSRVFSKGRSSGGSGEARLLEERLLKADQGLEQFSRQLEQQSADLQSVQHEAQQARESAAVSNTELKGVSQERDALKAAHATALAAMEQIRQEKESLSKKMAEVAEQLRSQESQTQFLAKARTDLLTQFRSLSGQMLDGSRDALLKSTKETVSEPFAKEVQQLRQQMEALQKDSNEKLGVLAQTTMDLRQRSEDVQGAAQQLTSALRSPNVKGQWGEVNLRRILEFVGLISYCDFDEQVHIDTNEGAYRPDCVITIPGSRRLIVDSKAPIESYLDALQASDDAQREAALSHHLKKVRSHIDLLSKKDYAGKLSALGQVVDGVVLFIPVEGALSMALERDPQLLEYAFSKNIILTFPTSLLAILKGLAMTIQQAEIAKNIDEIQSNAVELHKRFTVFIDKFNDIGSNLNRLNKSFNAAVGSAQSRLLPQGRRFAELAGQSGEIDVADQIDEVVREIQAGE, from the coding sequence GTGCTTGCAGGCGTCATTGCTGGCTTCATCCTCAGCCGGGTGTTTAGCAAAGGCCGCAGCAGTGGTGGTTCTGGTGAAGCGCGCTTGCTGGAGGAGCGGTTGCTGAAGGCGGACCAGGGGTTAGAGCAATTCAGCAGGCAGCTTGAACAACAAAGTGCTGACTTGCAGTCTGTGCAGCACGAAGCACAGCAGGCACGTGAATCTGCGGCTGTAAGCAATACGGAATTAAAAGGGGTCAGCCAAGAGCGAGATGCGCTCAAAGCTGCACATGCCACTGCTTTGGCTGCGATGGAGCAGATCAGACAGGAGAAGGAGTCTCTAAGCAAAAAAATGGCTGAGGTGGCAGAGCAGCTGCGTTCCCAAGAAAGTCAGACGCAATTTCTGGCGAAGGCCCGCACAGATCTCCTTACTCAATTCCGTTCATTGAGTGGACAGATGCTCGATGGCTCCCGTGATGCCTTGCTTAAGAGCACCAAGGAAACGGTGAGTGAACCGTTCGCGAAAGAAGTGCAACAGCTGCGCCAGCAGATGGAGGCTCTTCAAAAAGACTCCAACGAAAAACTTGGCGTTCTGGCTCAAACAACGATGGACTTACGCCAGCGCAGCGAAGACGTACAAGGTGCAGCTCAACAGCTCACCTCCGCTTTGCGCTCACCGAATGTGAAGGGTCAGTGGGGGGAGGTGAACCTGCGCCGAATCCTTGAGTTCGTTGGGCTGATTAGCTACTGCGATTTTGATGAGCAGGTTCATATCGACACCAATGAAGGTGCTTACAGGCCGGATTGTGTGATCACAATTCCTGGGTCAAGGCGCTTGATTGTTGATTCCAAGGCACCGATTGAGAGCTACCTCGATGCACTACAGGCGTCTGATGATGCACAACGAGAGGCTGCTCTGAGCCACCATTTGAAAAAGGTGCGTAGCCACATTGATCTGCTGAGCAAGAAGGATTACGCCGGCAAGCTCAGCGCCCTAGGCCAGGTGGTGGATGGGGTGGTTCTGTTCATCCCTGTGGAAGGTGCTCTGTCGATGGCGTTGGAGCGTGATCCGCAGCTGCTGGAGTACGCCTTCAGCAAGAACATCATCCTCACCTTTCCCACCAGTCTGCTAGCGATCTTGAAAGGATTGGCGATGACGATCCAGCAGGCAGAGATCGCCAAAAACATTGATGAGATTCAGAGCAATGCAGTGGAACTGCACAAGCGCTTTACCGTCTTCATCGACAAGTTCAACGACATCGGCAGCAATCTGAATCGCTTGAACAAGAGCTTCAATGCAGCGGTGGGTTCAGCGCAAAGCCGGCTGTTGCCGCAGGGTCGGCGTTTTGCCGAGCTGGCAGGGCAAAGCGGTGAGATTGATGTAGCTGATCAGATTGATGAGGTGGTACGGGAGATCCAGGCCGGTGAGTGA
- a CDS encoding metallophosphoesterase produces MNFASDPPIQKKISKMAARVRWKHPEFIRQGIDQTRLVFDQEFETPAGDDAFHFLVIGDSGTGRHRFNSPPRQIAERLLPHKAKAAYLLHTGDVVYLVGAADQYRNNFLKPYREWLQHGKDWDTISHRGLVFNKPFLPVPGNHDYYDLSLPIALLAGLTLPLRRHLQWFHDVDMGWRGSKQGGTYASVFLDVLDDISPAQLQDHLNTNYDATWNRQRCMRYRPGTNTHLPNRYYRFQHAGVDVFALDSNTLITPEQSTQNRLELHRELSSLEQRQSSLYKALANRSLEEEKRDELFDELETLQEQCFDLQRRIQHVAVVDHEQLDWLKQGLIESHRDTKVRGRILTMHHPAYVTEKTKWNQADTHAIRRQLRAVFDGVARSLGRDLKSAKPVDLVLSGHAHCMEVLRTHDTGHADSHLNWVICGASGYGLRDQRQEGNKLMENDADGASKVVAESQLFIGRKWQAAADKPAYSGLRIDIESGRPLSIRLTPLVCVRDGSTWNDVDPDPITLVP; encoded by the coding sequence TTGAACTTCGCAAGCGATCCGCCGATCCAAAAGAAGATCAGCAAAATGGCCGCTCGCGTGCGCTGGAAGCATCCGGAGTTCATCCGACAAGGGATCGACCAGACACGACTCGTTTTTGATCAAGAGTTCGAGACACCAGCAGGAGACGACGCCTTTCACTTTTTAGTGATCGGCGATAGCGGCACCGGTCGCCACCGCTTCAACAGTCCCCCCCGTCAAATTGCCGAACGTCTACTACCCCATAAAGCGAAGGCCGCCTATCTGCTCCACACCGGAGATGTCGTGTATCTCGTTGGAGCCGCGGATCAGTACCGCAACAACTTTTTGAAGCCCTATCGGGAATGGCTTCAGCACGGCAAGGATTGGGACACCATCAGCCATCGAGGTCTGGTCTTCAACAAGCCATTCCTCCCGGTGCCGGGGAATCACGATTACTACGACCTTTCCCTTCCCATCGCCTTACTGGCGGGCCTAACCCTTCCCCTACGTCGCCATCTGCAATGGTTCCACGACGTCGACATGGGATGGCGCGGTTCAAAACAAGGAGGAACCTATGCCAGCGTTTTTCTGGATGTGCTCGACGACATTTCTCCTGCTCAACTTCAAGATCACCTCAACACCAATTACGACGCGACGTGGAATAGGCAGCGCTGCATGCGGTACAGGCCCGGCACCAACACCCATCTGCCCAATCGCTACTACCGCTTCCAACATGCCGGCGTCGACGTCTTCGCCCTGGATTCGAACACCCTGATCACCCCCGAGCAATCAACACAGAATCGACTCGAGCTGCACCGTGAGTTGTCGAGTCTTGAGCAGCGACAATCCTCTCTTTACAAAGCTTTGGCCAACAGGAGCTTGGAGGAAGAGAAGCGCGACGAATTGTTCGATGAACTAGAGACGCTCCAGGAGCAATGCTTCGACCTTCAGCGTCGTATCCAACACGTCGCAGTGGTGGACCATGAACAACTGGATTGGCTGAAACAAGGGCTGATCGAATCCCACCGCGACACCAAGGTCAGGGGTCGGATTTTGACCATGCACCATCCCGCCTACGTCACCGAAAAAACAAAATGGAATCAGGCTGACACGCACGCCATCCGACGTCAGTTGCGAGCAGTTTTTGATGGCGTTGCCAGATCCCTAGGGCGAGACCTCAAATCCGCGAAGCCTGTGGATCTTGTGCTCAGTGGCCATGCCCATTGCATGGAAGTGCTGCGCACCCACGACACTGGACATGCCGACAGCCACCTCAACTGGGTGATCTGCGGTGCAAGCGGTTATGGCTTGAGAGATCAGCGACAGGAGGGAAACAAGCTCATGGAGAACGACGCCGACGGGGCCAGCAAAGTGGTAGCCGAAAGCCAACTGTTTATTGGTCGAAAATGGCAAGCCGCTGCAGACAAACCTGCTTACAGCGGCCTTCGAATCGATATTGAGTCTGGACGCCCCCTCAGCATTCGATTAACACCACTGGTGTGTGTCCGCGACGGCTCGACCTGGAACGACGTTGACCCTGATCCAATCACTCTGGTCCCTTGA
- a CDS encoding YegS/Rv2252/BmrU family lipid kinase: MPSTLVLNADQNTCPALGTWVSNNTKILSGFSLLIAEDILQQIGTQESLKDLSITPCQSIRKGGDIAMAAKILQGEISALIHFPAPPEVQANSVLTEPLIRAALLNDLPIALNPASATGLLQGIKRSRRGYLIFNPISGQGDPDIELAEIRRYLEPQFMLQIWKTQPGLDPAEQAEDLIKEINAFDGEDGGDSIIIASGGDGTVGAVASAIQGSDIPLGIIPRGTANAFSVALGIPTGLKAACTNLLLGNLRQVDVAICNNKPMILLAGLGFEAGMVDKANRKLKNILGPMAYIFSGARQIVDQKPFQATLQIDGKDYRVDASAITIANAAPATSVMAQGFGKVIPDDGLLDIIVASPKDTISGLSVLSSLAWSAVMSSNSNNNDLACFRADQIKIELNESQKLVIDGEILDAQHVMVTVNSRALQVVAPIPLKS, from the coding sequence ATGCCCTCAACTCTAGTTCTCAATGCCGATCAAAATACTTGTCCAGCGCTTGGAACCTGGGTCAGCAACAACACCAAAATCCTCTCTGGATTTTCATTACTGATTGCAGAAGATATCCTCCAACAAATAGGCACACAAGAGAGTCTGAAAGATCTATCAATTACCCCTTGTCAATCGATCCGTAAAGGTGGTGATATTGCAATGGCAGCAAAGATCCTCCAAGGAGAGATCAGTGCGCTGATTCATTTCCCAGCACCACCCGAGGTTCAAGCCAACAGTGTTCTAACTGAACCACTGATTCGTGCGGCGCTGCTAAACGACCTGCCAATCGCACTGAACCCAGCCTCAGCAACAGGTCTTCTACAAGGTATTAAACGAAGTCGAAGAGGTTATCTCATCTTCAATCCAATCTCTGGTCAGGGGGATCCTGACATCGAACTTGCTGAAATTCGCCGATATCTCGAACCACAATTCATGTTGCAAATCTGGAAAACTCAACCCGGTTTAGACCCAGCCGAACAGGCAGAAGACTTGATCAAGGAAATCAACGCTTTCGATGGGGAAGATGGCGGTGATTCGATCATCATTGCTTCGGGTGGCGATGGAACAGTTGGAGCTGTAGCCAGTGCCATTCAAGGGAGCGATATCCCCCTTGGAATCATTCCACGTGGCACTGCTAACGCATTCTCAGTAGCACTCGGAATACCAACAGGATTAAAAGCCGCCTGTACCAATCTGCTGCTCGGCAATCTCCGTCAGGTCGATGTCGCTATATGCAACAACAAGCCAATGATCCTATTGGCCGGCCTTGGTTTTGAGGCGGGAATGGTAGACAAAGCCAACCGAAAATTAAAAAATATTCTTGGACCCATGGCGTACATCTTCTCGGGTGCGCGACAAATTGTGGATCAGAAACCATTCCAAGCCACCCTACAAATCGATGGCAAAGACTACCGCGTTGATGCCAGTGCAATCACAATCGCCAACGCCGCTCCTGCCACATCAGTGATGGCACAAGGATTCGGCAAGGTCATCCCTGATGATGGCTTACTCGATATCATTGTGGCGTCACCCAAAGACACCATAAGCGGCCTATCTGTGCTCTCCAGTTTGGCCTGGTCAGCTGTGATGAGTAGCAACTCAAACAACAATGACCTGGCCTGTTTTCGTGCCGACCAAATCAAGATTGAATTAAACGAATCTCAGAAGCTGGTCATTGATGGTGAAATTCTTGATGCACAACATGTGATGGTTACAGTGAACTCAAGAGCGTTGCAAGTTGTTGCACCAATACCTCTGAAATCTTGA